The following proteins are encoded in a genomic region of Bacillus sp. Marseille-Q1617:
- the deoD gene encoding purine-nucleoside phosphorylase — MSVHINAKENEIAETVLLPGDPLRAKYIAETFLENPVCYNEVRNMFGYTGTYKGKRISVQGTGMGVPSISIYINELMQSYNVQNLIRVGTCGAIQKDVKVRDVILAMTSSTDSQMNRLTFNGIDYAPTANFDLLKRAYDSGVEKGLSLKVGNVFTADMFYNDNAEHEKWAQYGILAIEMETSALYTLASKYGRNALSVLTVSDHILTGEETSAEERQTTFNEMIEVALEAAIKE, encoded by the coding sequence ATGAGTGTACATATTAATGCAAAAGAAAATGAAATTGCAGAAACGGTGTTACTTCCTGGAGATCCGTTACGAGCAAAATATATAGCAGAAACATTTTTGGAGAACCCTGTATGTTATAACGAAGTTCGTAATATGTTTGGATACACGGGAACATATAAAGGCAAAAGAATCAGTGTGCAGGGGACTGGCATGGGTGTTCCATCCATTTCCATTTACATTAACGAATTGATGCAGAGCTACAATGTTCAGAACTTGATCCGCGTTGGTACGTGTGGAGCAATCCAGAAGGATGTGAAAGTACGCGACGTCATCCTGGCAATGACTTCCTCGACTGATTCGCAGATGAACCGTTTGACTTTTAATGGAATCGATTATGCGCCTACAGCAAACTTTGATCTTTTGAAACGTGCTTATGACAGCGGGGTGGAAAAAGGCCTTAGCTTGAAAGTAGGAAATGTATTTACAGCGGATATGTTCTATAACGACAATGCTGAACATGAAAAATGGGCTCAATACGGGATCCTTGCAATTGAAATGGAAACCTCGGCCCTTTACACATTGGCTTCTAAATATGGACGCAATGCACTTTCTGTATTGACAGTCAGCGACCATATTCTTACCGGTGAAGAGACTTCTGCAGAAGAGCGTCAAACGACTTTCAATGAGATGATAGAAGTGGCTCTCGAAGCAGCCATAAAAGAATAG
- a CDS encoding D-alanyl-D-alanine carboxypeptidase family protein — MKKVILVIAGSFVILAGCQQAQEWSENLLGKKQTEETENTEENNSQGITESPADTPDEGADQQVPTEESVPPELQLESKFFNNVKVVDGKRVIQNPANTLALVNKEFALGEYKPEDLVRPKVPFVFGNQELEKAYIREEAARALEQMFAAAESQQIFLTAISGYRSYEYQEMLLNREIEQFGKEKAVMAVAPPGQSEHQSGLAMDISSKSNDFQVNIEFGQTKEGKWLAENAYKYGFILRYPKDKVDITKYQYEPWHFRYVGLEAAKVIHENDWTLEEYFQNVKKI; from the coding sequence ATGAAAAAGGTCATCCTGGTTATTGCCGGCTCCTTTGTTATTTTAGCAGGGTGTCAGCAAGCACAAGAATGGTCCGAGAACTTATTAGGTAAAAAACAAACGGAAGAAACAGAGAACACGGAAGAAAACAACAGTCAAGGTATCACGGAATCCCCGGCGGACACACCAGATGAAGGCGCCGATCAACAAGTTCCGACAGAAGAATCGGTTCCGCCTGAACTGCAATTGGAGTCGAAATTCTTCAATAATGTCAAGGTAGTGGACGGCAAGCGGGTGATTCAGAATCCTGCCAATACTCTGGCGCTGGTGAACAAAGAATTTGCGCTTGGAGAGTATAAACCGGAAGATTTAGTACGTCCGAAGGTTCCTTTTGTATTCGGAAATCAGGAACTGGAAAAAGCCTATATCCGTGAAGAAGCTGCAAGGGCATTGGAGCAGATGTTTGCAGCAGCAGAGTCTCAGCAAATCTTTCTCACTGCTATTTCAGGTTATCGTTCATACGAATATCAAGAAATGCTGTTGAACCGTGAAATCGAGCAGTTTGGTAAAGAAAAAGCCGTCATGGCCGTAGCGCCTCCTGGACAAAGCGAGCATCAGTCAGGGCTGGCAATGGACATTTCCAGTAAGAGTAATGACTTTCAAGTGAATATTGAATTCGGACAAACGAAAGAAGGAAAATGGCTGGCGGAAAATGCTTATAAATATGGTTTTATCCTCAGATATCCCAAGGATAAAGTGGATATAACCAAGTATCAATATGAGCCTTGGCATTTCAGATACGTTGGACTTGAAGCTGCCAAGGTCATTCACGAGAATGACTGGACCTTGGAAGAATATTTTCAAAATGTGAAAAAAATCTAA
- a CDS encoding YitT family protein → MFKGFFILVIGSILIGIGINLFFVPYHFLDGGMIGIGLIFHYWFGFKPGLTIILLSIPLYVIVFFKDRPLFYNSIHGLWLSSFMIDFFYQWYDFYILPPLFSALVGGAFVGVGIGLMLRADSATGGTDLLAQLISKSFGFNAGKLIFVIDSLVLLIGWSVIGLESFLYSLFAISTVGFFTTILTHHKDSDG, encoded by the coding sequence ATGTTCAAAGGATTCTTTATTCTGGTTATAGGAAGTATCCTGATAGGTATTGGAATCAATCTGTTTTTTGTGCCCTATCATTTTCTTGACGGAGGCATGATCGGGATCGGGTTGATTTTTCATTATTGGTTCGGGTTCAAGCCTGGTCTTACAATCATCCTGTTGAGCATCCCGCTGTATGTGATTGTCTTTTTCAAAGATCGGCCCCTTTTTTATAACAGTATACATGGGTTGTGGCTTTCTTCATTTATGATTGATTTTTTTTATCAGTGGTATGATTTTTACATTCTTCCTCCTTTATTCAGCGCGCTTGTGGGCGGTGCATTTGTCGGTGTGGGGATCGGTCTGATGCTAAGGGCTGATTCAGCGACAGGCGGTACAGATTTATTGGCCCAGCTGATCAGTAAGAGCTTCGGTTTTAATGCAGGCAAATTGATTTTCGTGATCGACAGCCTGGTCTTGCTGATAGGCTGGTCGGTTATAGGACTCGAATCATTTTTATATTCGTTGTTCGCCATAAGTACTGTAGGGTTTTTTACGACGATTTTGACACATCATAAGGATAGTGATGGATAA
- a CDS encoding S41 family peptidase gives MISLTKFFRYIAMKVVEALEQDKSTEQSATQEENQTSYLKIKKFKFVMLLFFLVFATAGITTFALAFGDEKAVNVGVTERSEFNKLYEAYDKLNEKYYKDLEQEKLVNGAINGMLESVGDPYSDYMNEDEAKKFQESISSSFEGIGAEIQEKDGYISIVSPIKGSPAEKAGLQPNDTILKVDGESIQGMSVTDAVLLIRGEKGTKVTLTIQRPGQEKSMDVTITRDEIPIETVYAEMKDNGVAEIQITSFSENTYKELVKALNEMQDKGMKKLLLDLRQNPGGLLEQAIQISNLFVPEGEVLFQVEDHNGEVEKYVSEGGQKVNVPTAILVDEGSASASEILAAAVSESNDIPLVGTKTFGKGTVQTAEDFEDGSNMKFTTAKWLTPKGNWIHEKGITPDYEVKMPDYAQLPFINPDKELKESDMSDSVKAAEQMLNALELNPGNVDGYFDEKTKKAVEEFQDKNKLEATGVLKGETTVKLMDQLRQKLKENDPQFKKAVEVLK, from the coding sequence ATGATATCCTTAACGAAATTCTTTAGATACATAGCAATGAAAGTGGTGGAAGCCTTGGAACAGGATAAATCAACAGAACAGTCAGCAACCCAAGAAGAAAATCAAACAAGCTATCTAAAAATAAAAAAATTCAAATTTGTGATGCTCCTCTTTTTTCTTGTATTCGCTACCGCTGGGATTACAACCTTTGCATTGGCATTTGGGGATGAGAAAGCAGTCAATGTCGGCGTCACCGAACGATCTGAGTTCAATAAGCTGTATGAGGCTTACGATAAATTAAATGAAAAATATTATAAGGACCTGGAGCAGGAAAAATTGGTCAATGGAGCAATCAACGGCATGCTCGAAAGCGTCGGGGATCCTTACTCCGATTATATGAATGAGGATGAAGCCAAAAAATTTCAGGAAAGTATTTCTTCATCATTTGAAGGAATCGGTGCAGAAATTCAAGAAAAAGATGGATATATCTCGATAGTTTCCCCTATCAAAGGGTCACCTGCTGAAAAAGCAGGCTTACAGCCTAACGATACAATCCTGAAAGTGGACGGGGAAAGTATTCAGGGTATGTCGGTAACGGATGCAGTCCTTTTAATCCGGGGTGAAAAAGGGACGAAGGTGACCCTGACGATTCAGCGCCCGGGCCAAGAGAAGTCAATGGATGTCACCATCACAAGAGATGAGATTCCGATTGAAACGGTTTATGCTGAAATGAAGGACAATGGGGTCGCTGAAATACAGATTACAAGCTTCTCCGAAAACACGTATAAAGAATTGGTCAAGGCTTTAAATGAAATGCAGGATAAGGGCATGAAAAAGCTCCTACTGGATCTGAGACAAAACCCGGGAGGCCTGCTGGAACAAGCGATCCAGATCTCCAACCTATTTGTACCTGAAGGCGAAGTACTCTTCCAGGTTGAAGATCATAATGGGGAAGTTGAGAAGTATGTGTCTGAAGGCGGACAAAAAGTAAATGTACCAACTGCTATTCTGGTGGATGAAGGCAGTGCCAGTGCTTCAGAAATCTTAGCTGCTGCCGTAAGTGAATCCAACGATATCCCATTGGTCGGAACGAAAACCTTTGGTAAAGGAACCGTTCAAACTGCAGAAGATTTTGAGGACGGCTCCAATATGAAATTCACTACTGCCAAATGGCTTACTCCAAAGGGCAATTGGATTCATGAAAAGGGAATCACCCCTGACTATGAAGTGAAGATGCCTGACTACGCTCAGCTCCCTTTCATCAATCCGGATAAAGAACTAAAAGAAAGTGATATGTCTGATTCGGTAAAAGCGGCTGAACAGATGTTGAATGCCTTGGAACTGAACCCAGGAAATGTTGACGGCTATTTCGATGAAAAAACGAAAAAGGCTGTAGAGGAATTTCAGGATAAGAATAAACTCGAAGCGACAGGTGTACTAAAAGGCGAGACAACGGTAAAATTAATGGATCAGCTTCGTCAGAAATTAAAAGAAAACGATCCTCAATTTAAAAAAGCAGTTGAGGTACTAAAATAA
- a CDS encoding LCP family protein, giving the protein MMIAQYIPNHTTIKLISIMRDTYVEIPGYGKSKINHAYSWGGNELVKKTLQQNFDLEINHTVNLNFQDFINMMGIIFPEGVRVTISEGMINHWKWAKEPGKQLLKGEEILQYVRFRGDISSDFGRVDRQQEIMDLAQKNIMAQIKSGKGISTAVELLRESFKNVETTFSIDQVMKHGLSFMFHPIETVETIRIPVEGSYKNVSKPWAGEVLEMDEHANLHALNEFIH; this is encoded by the coding sequence TTGATGATTGCTCAATATATCCCCAATCATACAACAATCAAACTCATTTCCATCATGAGGGACACATATGTAGAAATACCCGGATATGGAAAAAGTAAAATAAATCATGCCTATTCATGGGGCGGTAATGAATTGGTAAAGAAAACGCTGCAGCAAAATTTCGATCTTGAGATAAATCACACCGTAAACCTTAATTTTCAAGATTTTATCAATATGATGGGAATCATTTTCCCGGAAGGTGTCCGGGTTACGATTTCTGAAGGAATGATCAATCATTGGAAGTGGGCTAAAGAACCCGGCAAACAATTGCTTAAGGGAGAAGAAATCTTGCAATACGTCCGCTTCAGGGGAGACATATCAAGTGATTTCGGACGGGTGGACAGGCAGCAGGAAATCATGGATCTTGCTCAAAAAAATATCATGGCTCAAATAAAATCTGGAAAAGGCATCTCAACAGCAGTCGAATTACTACGTGAAAGCTTTAAGAACGTTGAAACAACCTTCTCGATTGATCAGGTAATGAAACACGGACTATCATTCATGTTTCATCCAATAGAGACTGTTGAAACCATCCGTATCCCTGTTGAAGGAAGTTACAAAAACGTATCAAAACCTTGGGCAGGAGAAGTGTTGGAAATGGATGAACATGCAAATCTTCATGCATTAAATGAGTTTATTCACTAA
- a CDS encoding helix-turn-helix domain-containing protein → MFYEKIVPLKLRDFLKNPSHDTLKDLLLHNTGETDYVDFKSDWIEVSKLAKHVLAISNSGGGCIIIGVMQYDDGAIELKGLSEEEFLDKADVDNKLQHLLPKYLRYRTEDFLFTENIHPLLSMKRFQVLIIDYDPRYVPYTSIVTRGELRYGAIYVRQGTKTIEATNDKLVDVILRKVQSGGSDSDERTLQEHLEHLKILQYEYDHTQDDKYKKYLHQLIVRKMKRIENYLELDSSDFFPS, encoded by the coding sequence TTGTTTTATGAAAAAATTGTACCGTTAAAGCTGCGTGATTTTTTAAAGAATCCTTCCCATGACACGTTAAAAGATCTGCTACTTCATAATACAGGTGAAACTGACTACGTCGATTTCAAATCAGATTGGATCGAAGTTTCCAAGCTTGCCAAGCACGTATTGGCCATTTCCAATTCAGGCGGAGGCTGTATTATAATCGGGGTTATGCAATATGATGATGGGGCCATTGAATTGAAAGGATTATCTGAAGAAGAATTTTTGGATAAAGCTGATGTAGATAATAAACTTCAGCATCTGCTTCCTAAATATTTACGATATAGGACAGAGGATTTTCTCTTTACTGAGAACATTCATCCCCTTTTAAGCATGAAACGATTTCAGGTGCTGATTATAGACTATGATCCCAGGTATGTTCCCTATACTTCTATCGTGACAAGAGGAGAGCTTCGATACGGCGCCATCTATGTCCGCCAAGGGACCAAAACCATCGAAGCAACGAATGATAAACTGGTGGATGTCATTCTGAGGAAAGTACAATCCGGTGGATCAGACAGTGACGAACGTACTCTCCAGGAACACCTGGAACACCTGAAAATCCTTCAATATGAGTATGATCATACCCAAGATGATAAATATAAGAAATATTTACATCAGTTGATCGTAAGAAAAATGAAACGCATTGAAAACTACCTTGAACTCGACTCCTCGGATTTTTTTCCTTCGTGA
- a CDS encoding GTP-binding protein, whose product MKKEVFILSGFLGSGKTTLLKQFLQALKEEYKKPAVLMNELGSVSIDSDAVDEDTAMRELLDGCICCTISDKLEAQLQGLLVNEQFDVLIIETTGAAHPVEVVDSILSPLFADKFDFKGILTVVDGKQWKNRSQFSPSVLHLMREQIRHAQFIIANKIDLLTEMEQGKFIYELQQLNPNAKVFLTNYAKVSMADILALTTIKEIGEFDKASIGQHLSLQAVVYTFKGEVDGEEFEEWVKRQPDTIYRMKGYIPLKGKKYPMMFQYSYGMPLFMQADMKYKTNFVIIGEGLHKTNIIRSLEEIDHS is encoded by the coding sequence ATGAAAAAAGAAGTCTTTATATTATCCGGCTTTCTTGGAAGTGGAAAAACGACATTATTGAAACAATTCCTTCAAGCATTAAAGGAGGAATATAAAAAGCCAGCTGTTTTAATGAATGAACTTGGCAGTGTATCGATCGACAGTGATGCAGTGGATGAAGACACAGCAATGAGGGAGCTGCTGGACGGCTGTATCTGCTGTACAATCTCAGATAAGCTGGAGGCGCAATTACAAGGGTTATTAGTCAACGAACAATTTGATGTTCTCATCATTGAAACCACAGGCGCGGCACATCCTGTAGAGGTAGTAGATTCGATCCTTTCTCCCTTGTTTGCGGATAAATTTGATTTCAAAGGAATCCTTACAGTCGTGGACGGCAAGCAGTGGAAGAACCGGTCCCAATTCAGTCCGTCTGTATTGCACCTGATGAGAGAGCAGATTCGGCATGCTCAATTTATCATCGCAAATAAAATAGATCTGCTGACCGAAATGGAGCAGGGGAAGTTCATCTATGAATTACAGCAGTTGAACCCTAATGCCAAAGTCTTTCTGACGAATTACGCCAAAGTATCGATGGCTGATATTCTTGCATTGACAACAATAAAAGAAATAGGGGAATTTGACAAAGCCTCAATAGGGCAGCACCTTTCACTACAGGCAGTCGTATATACATTTAAAGGCGAGGTTGATGGTGAAGAATTCGAAGAATGGGTTAAACGTCAGCCGGACACGATTTACAGAATGAAAGGGTACATCCCGCTCAAAGGGAAAAAATATCCTATGATGTTTCAATATTCTTATGGAATGCCTTTATTCATGCAGGCAGATATGAAATATAAGACTAACTTTGTCATAATTGGTGAAGGATTACATAAAACAAATATTATACGATCACTTGAAGAAATCGATCATTCATAA
- a CDS encoding DUF2085 domain-containing protein yields the protein MKSLITLSFMPCHRIPERSLVVRNHQFPVCFRCMGIVTGIFIGIIVNWFYLFSVLTLAVGGLLMIPMLIDGYTQMKRWRVSNNPLRLTTGMMFGWGLAIGIVYLSRSLIYLILAL from the coding sequence ATGAAATCGCTCATTACCCTTTCTTTCATGCCTTGTCACCGGATCCCCGAGCGCTCTTTGGTCGTTCGCAATCATCAATTTCCTGTGTGTTTCCGCTGTATGGGCATCGTGACAGGGATTTTTATCGGCATCATTGTAAACTGGTTTTATTTATTTTCTGTTTTGACCTTAGCAGTCGGGGGACTTTTGATGATTCCGATGCTGATTGATGGATACACACAAATGAAGAGGTGGCGTGTGAGTAATAATCCTTTGCGCCTGACAACAGGCATGATGTTTGGATGGGGTCTGGCGATTGGAATTGTCTATCTGTCACGGAGCTTAATTTATTTGATTTTAGCCTTATGA
- a CDS encoding DNA alkylation repair protein has protein sequence MTTPYRCPNCRTNRTRFNIIQQVSQSVKLDPQSGQVVQQYEEGNLDPFHLAYNGPELKVQCAACGLVEDEMTFKKFGESNS, from the coding sequence ATGACTACACCCTATCGTTGTCCAAATTGCCGAACGAATCGAACCAGATTCAATATCATTCAACAAGTTTCGCAAAGTGTGAAATTGGACCCTCAGTCAGGACAAGTCGTCCAGCAGTATGAGGAAGGGAATCTTGATCCTTTTCACCTTGCCTATAATGGTCCGGAACTGAAGGTGCAATGTGCTGCATGTGGACTTGTAGAAGATGAAATGACCTTTAAGAAATTTGGGGAAAGTAATAGTTAA
- a CDS encoding CAP domain-containing protein: MNKKKMLSAATALTLLASPLAAGSADAASPEQVKTKVQTLQLNGNQEDLNKYIQDILSKYGANGQNFNIQDCLKGQAPQPQEAPKAEAPAPAPEQQAPKAEAPAPEQKAPEAEAPAPAQPQEQQAQPQAQEQKQQAEPAAETGELSQYEQKVVELTNQERAKQGLPALKVDAELSKVAKAKSQDMQQNNYFSHDSPTYGSPFDMMKQFGVEYSSAGENIAMGQPTPEEVVQAWMNSDGHRKNILSSNYTHIGVGYVENGHYWTQQFISK; the protein is encoded by the coding sequence ATGAATAAGAAGAAAATGTTATCAGCAGCAACAGCATTAACATTATTAGCATCTCCACTAGCAGCAGGTAGTGCTGACGCTGCAAGTCCAGAGCAAGTAAAAACAAAGGTTCAAACTCTTCAATTAAATGGTAATCAAGAAGATTTAAATAAATATATCCAAGATATTCTATCAAAATATGGCGCGAATGGTCAGAATTTCAATATTCAAGATTGCTTGAAAGGCCAAGCACCTCAACCACAGGAAGCACCAAAAGCCGAGGCTCCAGCTCCAGCACCTGAACAACAAGCACCAAAAGCGGAGGCACCTGCACCTGAACAAAAGGCTCCTGAAGCAGAAGCGCCTGCTCCAGCACAGCCTCAAGAACAACAGGCACAGCCGCAAGCACAAGAACAAAAGCAGCAAGCAGAGCCTGCAGCTGAAACTGGTGAACTAAGCCAATATGAGCAAAAAGTTGTTGAACTTACAAACCAAGAGCGTGCTAAACAAGGATTGCCGGCTCTTAAAGTAGATGCTGAGTTAAGTAAAGTTGCAAAAGCAAAATCACAAGACATGCAACAAAATAATTACTTTTCTCACGACAGCCCGACATACGGCTCTCCATTTGATATGATGAAGCAATTCGGCGTAGAATATTCTTCAGCAGGTGAAAACATTGCAATGGGTCAGCCTACTCCGGAAGAAGTTGTACAAGCTTGGATGAACAGTGACGGTCACCGTAAAAACATCTTAAGTTCAAACTACACTCACATCGGTGTGGGATATGTTGAAAATGGCCACTATTGGACACAGCAATTCATTTCAAAATAA
- a CDS encoding SDR family oxidoreductase translates to MNKEKSVLITGGAKGIGSRTAIQFSKNGYKVFINYRNDEAHASDFVQQLRDTYRNEVFAIKGDVSIPADCERVAGEINEKCDGIDILIHNAGPYVKERKTFDEYSPEEWNYIVNGNLNSVFYLTRLMIPKMRERNWGRIITFGYDRVETSPGWIYRSAFAAAKAGLASFTKTISIEEAMNGITANMVCPGDIVGQWKEDDIKHAKTKRDPSTPVGRPGTGEDLARVIEFLCRDESDFITGTVIPVTGGKDVLGKIFHK, encoded by the coding sequence GTGAACAAAGAAAAGTCAGTTCTGATCACTGGCGGCGCTAAAGGAATTGGCAGTCGCACAGCGATTCAATTTTCAAAGAACGGATATAAAGTATTCATTAACTATAGAAATGATGAAGCCCATGCAAGTGACTTCGTTCAGCAGTTGCGTGATACATACCGGAATGAAGTATTTGCAATCAAGGGCGATGTGTCGATTCCTGCTGATTGTGAAAGGGTCGCGGGAGAAATAAATGAAAAATGTGACGGAATTGATATTTTGATCCATAATGCCGGACCTTATGTCAAAGAAAGAAAAACATTTGATGAATATTCGCCTGAAGAATGGAATTACATAGTAAATGGGAATCTAAACAGTGTTTTTTATTTAACCCGATTAATGATTCCTAAAATGAGGGAAAGGAATTGGGGCCGAATCATCACGTTTGGTTATGACCGTGTGGAAACCTCCCCGGGCTGGATATACCGTTCGGCTTTTGCCGCTGCAAAGGCCGGGCTTGCCTCATTCACAAAAACTATTTCAATCGAAGAAGCCATGAATGGAATCACGGCCAACATGGTTTGTCCCGGTGATATAGTGGGTCAATGGAAAGAAGATGATATTAAACATGCAAAAACCAAAAGGGATCCTTCTACTCCTGTCGGCCGCCCAGGGACAGGAGAAGATTTGGCAAGGGTGATAGAGTTTCTCTGCAGGGACGAATCTGATTTTATTACAGGAACGGTCATCCCGGTGACAGGAGGAAAAGATGTCCTGGGGAAAATATTTCACAAATGA
- a CDS encoding MATE family efflux transporter has protein sequence MKQTYNMKGKLGQLSYILIPILVTQLGMFAMNFFDTIMSGQFSPTDLAGVAIGSSLWVPVFTGLSGILLAVTPIVAQLIGGGKKKEVPHTVFQGVYAAIFLSIIVIFIGVIVLDPILNGMNLEENVHRVAKEYLIALSIGMIPLFIYNVLRSFIDALGLTRVTMFITLLSLPINVILNYVFIFGKLGVPAFGGVGAGYASAITYWVITIIAFWVIHTKSPFQEFFIFKTLQKPHFSKWKEIFKIGVPIGLSIFFEVSIFSAVTLLMSEYKTAVIAAHQAALNFASFLYMIPLSISMALTIVVGFEVGAKRLKDAKIYSWMGVVIALILAVLYGVVLYVFRTEISYLYTDDPYVLELIGHFLLYAVFFQLSDAIQAPVQGALRGYKDVNITFIMALISYWIIGLPLGYLLANFTDFGPYGYWLGLTSGLTAGALTLSGRLLLIQKRFRKDYLKEMNT, from the coding sequence ATGAAACAGACATATAACATGAAAGGAAAGCTGGGACAGCTTTCCTATATATTAATCCCTATTCTGGTTACTCAGCTTGGGATGTTTGCCATGAATTTCTTCGATACGATCATGTCAGGCCAATTTTCTCCGACTGACTTAGCCGGCGTCGCCATTGGATCTTCACTTTGGGTACCAGTCTTTACTGGACTGAGTGGTATTCTGCTTGCCGTAACCCCGATTGTCGCTCAATTAATCGGCGGGGGAAAAAAGAAGGAAGTGCCCCATACTGTTTTTCAAGGTGTGTATGCGGCCATCTTTTTATCCATCATCGTCATCTTTATTGGAGTGATCGTACTCGATCCCATTCTTAACGGCATGAACCTTGAAGAAAACGTGCACCGGGTGGCGAAAGAATATTTGATTGCATTGTCTATAGGGATGATCCCCTTATTTATCTATAATGTTTTAAGATCATTCATCGATGCTTTGGGTTTAACGAGAGTAACCATGTTCATCACCTTATTATCCCTCCCTATAAACGTGATATTAAATTATGTTTTTATTTTTGGGAAACTGGGTGTTCCTGCATTCGGCGGTGTCGGGGCGGGCTACGCTTCAGCCATTACTTATTGGGTCATCACGATCATTGCATTCTGGGTAATCCACACAAAAAGTCCTTTTCAGGAATTCTTTATCTTTAAGACACTGCAGAAGCCCCATTTCAGTAAATGGAAAGAAATCTTTAAAATCGGTGTACCCATCGGTTTATCGATATTTTTTGAAGTGAGTATCTTTTCTGCTGTTACGCTCTTGATGAGTGAATACAAAACTGCGGTCATTGCCGCCCATCAGGCAGCGCTCAATTTCGCATCATTTTTATATATGATCCCTCTGAGCATCTCAATGGCACTTACGATTGTCGTTGGGTTTGAAGTAGGTGCCAAAAGACTTAAAGATGCCAAAATTTACAGTTGGATGGGTGTTGTCATCGCTCTTATACTGGCTGTATTATACGGTGTGGTTTTATACGTTTTCCGCACTGAAATTTCCTATTTATATACGGATGATCCTTACGTTCTTGAACTGATTGGACATTTCCTGTTATACGCTGTATTCTTCCAGCTTTCTGATGCCATTCAGGCACCTGTGCAGGGAGCTCTCCGCGGATATAAAGATGTGAATATCACCTTTATCATGGCGCTGATTTCTTATTGGATAATCGGACTTCCGCTGGGTTATCTATTAGCCAATTTTACAGATTTCGGTCCCTATGGCTACTGGCTCGGGCTAACTTCTGGTTTGACGGCTGGTGCTCTGACCCTTTCAGGAAGATTGCTTCTTATTCAAAAGAGATTCAGAAAAGACTATTTGAAAGAAATGAACACATAA